One Amaranthus tricolor cultivar Red isolate AtriRed21 chromosome 10, ASM2621246v1, whole genome shotgun sequence genomic window carries:
- the LOC130826151 gene encoding pentatricopeptide repeat-containing protein At1g80270, mitochondrial-like, with amino-acid sequence MWALRRVSANSIKGYGLNSMTFRASAGIGPCSSHMQDNLTNSERRGYTLDKGITTYTYHCTAHFPNLFSAGSCSFSTRSGAKSEKEEQDDLKWDFSELDTPDASETTETTGGGDDDSEISSESESEVSNVDENMEDALENELMKGIEVDGGDTEPKKKLGASPFVKLVLSQSNSSFLNALDQYVEDNGINRTEVYSAMMSFRRRNMFVKVLQLSEWLEKREDFDFKEQDYASRLDLLAKVRGLNEAENYINNIPKSYRKELVYRTFLANCVFVNNVAKAEEIFNKMKDLGFSLSPFVCNQLLLLYKRTDKKKIADVLLMMEKEDVKPSLFTYQLLIDTKGLANDMVGMEQVLETMQADGISPSLRIKATIARHYANNGLKEKAEAIINDLEGDDLDYSPWVCPVLLPIYATLGRADDVERVWEVCKSKLRQADYLAAIEAWGKLKNVEQAEAVFQKMTESFKRLSSRHFNIMLKVYAQNKLLSKGKKLLKEMGDSCCEIGPIAWDCIVKLYVDAGEVEKADSVLQKAVRQNPQKRPFYTSYRYILDQYAKNGDVHNAEKIFHRLRQAGYVARAGTFHALLQAYINAKVPAYGFRERMKADNVFPNRILAGELVQVDAFKKTAVSELLD; translated from the exons ATGTGGGCTCTTCGTCGAGTTTCTGCGAATTCTATCAA GGGTTATGGATTAAATTCAATGACATTTCGTGCTTCCGCTGGAATTGGACCATGTAGTAGTCACATGCAGGACAACTTGACTAATTCCGAGCGTCGTGGCTATACCCTTGATAAGGGGATAACGACTTACACATACCATTGTACAGCACATTTTCCAAATTTGTTCTCCGCTGGATCTTGTAGTTTTTCCACTCGATCTGGTGCCAAGAGTGAAAAAGAAGAACAGGATGACTTGAAATGGGATTTTTCAGAGCTTGACACACCTGATGCTTCTGAGACTACAGAGACTACAGGAGGAGGTGATGATGATAGTGAGATTTCATCTGAATCTGAATCTGAAGTATCTAACGTTGATGAGAATATGGAAGATGCTTTGGAAAATGAGCTTATGAAAGGAATAGAGGTGGATGGTGGGGATACAGAACCCAAAAAGAAGTTGGGTGCTTCACCTTTTGTGAAATTAGTTTTGAGTCAGTctaattcatcttttttaaATGCTCTTGATCAATATGTCGAAGACAATGGTATAAATCGCACTGAAGTTTATTCTGCTATGATGAGCTTCAGACGACGCAATATGTTTGTGAAAGTCTTGCAG CTGTCAGAGTGGCTGGAGAAGAGAGAAGACTTTGATTTCAAGGAACAAGATTATGCATCTAGACTTGATCTCCTCGCCAAGGTGCGTGGTCTTAATGAGGCTGAGAACTATATTAACAACATCCCTAAAAGCTACAGAAAGGAGTTGGTTTATAGAACCTTTCTGGCCAACTGCGTATTCGTCAATAACGTGGCTAAAGCAGAAGAGATCTTCAATAAAATGAAGGACCTAGGCTTTTCGTTGTCACCCTTTGTGTGCAACCAGTTGTTACTTCTTTACAAGAGAACTGATAAGAAAAAAATTGCAGATGTACTTTTGATGATGGAGAAAGAGGATGTGAAGCCCTCtctctttacttaccaactctTGATAGATACAAAAGGTCTTGCGAATGATATGGTCGGGATGGAGCAAGTTCTTGAGACAATGCAGGCCGATGGTATCAGTCCTAGTCTCCGTATTAAAGCTACTATTGCTCGTCATTATGCCAATAATGGGCTCAAAGAAAAGGCTGAAGCAATTATAAATGATTTGGAGGGAGATGACTTAGATTATAGTCCATGGGTATGCCCCGTTTTGCTCCCTATTTATGCCACTCTTGGCAGGGCTGATGATGTTGAAAGAGTTTGGGAAGTTTGCAAGTCAAAACTCCGGCAGGCTGATTACTTGGCTGCAATTGAAGCCTGGGGAAAGCTCAAGAACGTTGAACAAGCGGAAGCTGTGTTTCAAAAGATGACGGAATCATTTAAACGACTTTCTTCAAGGCATTTTAATATCATGTTGAAAGTGTATGCTCAAAACAAGTTGCTGAGCAAAGGAAAGAAGCTGCTGAAAGAGATGGGAGATAGTTGTTGCGAGATTGGTCCTATTGCTTGGGACTGTATCGTGAAACTATATGTAGATGCCGGGGAAGTTGAGAAAGCAGACTCGGTGTTGCAGAAAGCAGTACGACAGAATCCGCAGAAGAGGCCATTTTACACTTCATATAGATATATCTTAGACCAGTATGCTAAAAATGGCGATGTTCATAACGCCGAGAAAATTTTCCACAGGTTGAGGCAGGCTGGTTATGTTGCTCGTGCTGGGACATTCCACGCACTCCTTCAAGCCTACATTAATGCCAAGGTTCCTGCATATGGTTTTCGAGAGAGGATGAAGGCAGATAATGTATTCCCAAATCGAATTTTAGCTGGCGAATTAGTTCAGGTTGATGCATTTAAAAAGACTGCTGTTTCTGAATTGCTCGATTGA